The Streptomyces sp. NL15-2K genome contains a region encoding:
- a CDS encoding MerR family transcriptional regulator, with product MEWLTIGVFAKACRLSPKALRLYDELELLRPARVDPDTGYRYYAAEQLERARLVAWLRRLGMPLARIREVCALPPPAAAAEIRAYWAQVEADTAVRRDLAAFLVSQLTAQPRKDTTMLELRYSAHSDRGLVRPSNQDTAYAGSRLLAVADGFGPAGAPASSAAVEALRFLDTEELPAGDVLNLLEDAVRGATEAVRDVANGAGGPDEAGTTLTAALWTGSRLALVHIGDSRAYLLRDGALFRITHDHTVVQSLIDEGRLTPEEATAHPQRALLLKALPGETPTAPDLRLHDAHPGDRYLLCSDGLYAIVPDARIRTLLTDADAPDEAVLTLIAEANGAGGPDNVSCVVADVVEAVA from the coding sequence ATGGAGTGGCTGACCATCGGCGTCTTCGCCAAGGCGTGCCGCCTGTCGCCCAAGGCGCTGCGGCTCTACGACGAGTTGGAGCTGCTGCGTCCGGCGCGGGTCGACCCGGACACCGGATACCGGTACTACGCGGCCGAGCAGTTGGAGCGCGCCCGGCTGGTGGCGTGGCTGCGGCGGCTGGGCATGCCGCTGGCCCGGATCCGTGAGGTGTGCGCTCTGCCGCCCCCGGCCGCGGCCGCGGAGATCCGCGCCTACTGGGCGCAGGTCGAGGCGGACACGGCCGTACGACGGGATCTCGCCGCGTTCCTCGTGAGCCAACTGACAGCGCAGCCGAGGAAGGACACCACCATGCTGGAACTTCGTTACTCCGCCCACTCGGACCGAGGCCTGGTCCGACCCAGCAATCAGGACACGGCGTATGCGGGGAGCCGCCTGCTCGCGGTCGCGGACGGCTTCGGACCCGCGGGGGCGCCCGCGAGCAGCGCGGCCGTGGAGGCGCTGCGTTTCCTGGACACGGAGGAACTGCCGGCCGGCGACGTCCTCAACCTCCTGGAGGACGCGGTGCGGGGCGCGACCGAGGCGGTCCGGGACGTGGCGAACGGCGCCGGCGGCCCGGACGAGGCCGGCACGACCCTGACCGCCGCGCTGTGGACGGGCTCCCGCCTGGCCCTGGTCCACATCGGCGACTCCCGCGCGTACCTGCTGCGCGACGGCGCCCTGTTCCGCATCACCCACGACCACACGGTGGTCCAGTCACTGATCGACGAGGGCCGCCTCACCCCCGAGGAGGCCACGGCCCACCCCCAGCGCGCCCTGCTTCTGAAGGCCCTGCCCGGCGAGACCCCCACGGCCCCCGACCTCCGCCTGCACGACGCCCACCCCGGCGACCGCTACCTCCTGTGCTCCGACGGCCTCTACGCCATCGTCCCCGACGCCCGCATCCGCACCCTCCTCACCGACGCCGACGCCCCCGACGAGGCGGTCCTCACACTGATCGCCGAGGCGAACGGCGCCGGGGGCCCGGACAACGTCAGTTGTGTGGTGGCGGATGTGGTGGAGGCAGTCGCCTAG
- a CDS encoding SLC13 family permease — protein sequence MSPELISILVLVVVFVIATTRSVNMGALAFAAAFGVGELVADLDADGIFAGFPGDLFVVLVGVTYLFAIARANGTTDWLVHASIRLVRGRVALIPWVMFAITGALTAIGAVSPAAVAIVAPIALSFAARYGISPLLMGAMVVHGAQAGGFSPISIYGTIVNGIVEREKLPGNEIALFLASLFANLVIAGVVFVLFGGLKLWARGAVEPDESAADASKDASDKGDLPQGGSGPQPTGTGTGTGTAVATRPDAPTTPDTTRLNPARIATLTSLVALVVAVLAFDLDAGLTAITLAVVLSAAWPDDSRKAVGQIAWSTVLLICGVLTYVGVLDQMGTITWAGEGVSGIGVPLLAAVLLCYIGALVSAFASSVGIMGALIPLAVPFLAQGEIGAVGMVAALAVSATVVDVSPFSTNGALVLAAAPDVDRERFFRQLMVYGGIVVAVVPAVAWLVMVVPGWG from the coding sequence ATGTCCCCCGAACTCATCTCGATCCTCGTCCTCGTCGTGGTGTTCGTCATCGCCACAACCCGCTCAGTCAACATGGGCGCGCTCGCCTTCGCCGCCGCCTTCGGGGTCGGCGAGCTCGTCGCCGACCTCGACGCCGACGGCATCTTCGCCGGCTTCCCCGGCGATCTGTTCGTCGTGCTCGTAGGCGTCACGTACCTCTTCGCGATCGCCCGCGCCAACGGCACCACCGACTGGCTGGTGCACGCCTCCATCCGGCTCGTGCGGGGGCGCGTGGCGCTGATCCCCTGGGTGATGTTCGCCATCACCGGCGCGCTCACGGCGATCGGCGCGGTCAGTCCGGCCGCGGTCGCGATCGTCGCGCCGATCGCGCTGAGCTTCGCCGCCCGCTACGGCATCAGCCCGCTGCTGATGGGCGCCATGGTGGTGCACGGCGCCCAGGCCGGCGGCTTCTCGCCGATCAGCATCTACGGCACGATCGTCAACGGCATCGTCGAGCGCGAGAAGCTGCCGGGCAACGAGATCGCCCTCTTCCTCGCCTCCCTCTTCGCCAACCTGGTCATCGCGGGTGTGGTCTTCGTGCTCTTCGGCGGGCTGAAGCTGTGGGCGCGGGGGGCGGTGGAGCCGGACGAGTCCGCGGCGGACGCCTCCAAGGACGCCTCCGACAAGGGCGACCTTCCGCAGGGCGGTTCCGGCCCGCAGCCCACCGGCACCGGCACCGGCACCGGCACCGCCGTAGCCACCCGCCCCGACGCACCCACCACCCCCGACACCACCCGCCTCAACCCGGCCCGGATCGCCACCCTCACCTCCCTCGTCGCCCTCGTCGTCGCCGTCCTCGCCTTCGACCTGGACGCCGGTCTGACCGCGATCACCCTCGCCGTCGTCCTGAGCGCCGCCTGGCCGGACGACAGCCGCAAGGCGGTCGGCCAGATCGCCTGGTCGACGGTCCTGCTGATCTGCGGTGTCCTCACGTACGTCGGTGTCCTGGACCAGATGGGCACCATCACCTGGGCCGGTGAGGGCGTCAGCGGCATCGGCGTTCCGCTGCTGGCCGCGGTCCTGCTCTGCTACATCGGCGCGCTCGTCTCGGCGTTCGCCTCGTCCGTCGGGATCATGGGCGCCCTGATCCCCCTCGCCGTGCCCTTCCTCGCGCAGGGCGAGATCGGGGCGGTCGGCATGGTGGCGGCGCTCGCGGTGTCGGCGACGGTCGTGGACGTGAGCCCGTTCTCGACGAACGGCGCGCTGGTGCTGGCCGCGGCGCCGGACGTGGACCGCGAGCGTTTCTTCAGGCAGCTGATGGTGTACGGAGGGATCGTGGTGGCGGTGGTACCCGCGGTGGCGTGGCTGGTGATGGTCGTGCCCGGCTGGGGGTAG
- a CDS encoding FadR/GntR family transcriptional regulator, whose protein sequence is MTDALRPMTKQRLYEQVLDRLRQYVTEGGLRAGDRLPPERDLAQRLGVSRASVKQAIVVLEVQGLVEARHGGGTYLVRDSLDVEPVETMVERRRRLPDVLEAREALETKLAELAAERRTEDDLAAMRSALAHMTAEIEEGDPGVEGDRLFHAAVTAAAHSSLLAEFMRSIADQIAESRTESLRQPGRPTRSLAQHQAILDAIAAGQPKQAATAMRNHVRTVAKVRLLDWEPEEDRQA, encoded by the coding sequence GTGACCGACGCCCTGCGCCCCATGACGAAACAGCGCCTGTACGAGCAGGTGCTGGACCGGCTGCGCCAGTACGTCACCGAGGGCGGCCTGCGCGCGGGGGACCGCCTGCCACCCGAGCGCGACCTCGCTCAGCGCCTCGGCGTCAGCCGCGCCTCCGTGAAGCAGGCGATCGTGGTCCTGGAGGTCCAGGGGCTGGTGGAGGCGCGACACGGAGGCGGCACCTACCTGGTCCGCGACAGCCTCGACGTCGAGCCGGTCGAGACGATGGTCGAGCGCCGCCGGCGCCTCCCCGACGTGCTGGAGGCCCGTGAGGCCCTGGAGACGAAACTCGCCGAACTGGCCGCGGAGCGCCGCACGGAGGACGACCTGGCCGCGATGAGGTCGGCGCTCGCCCACATGACGGCGGAGATCGAGGAGGGCGACCCCGGCGTCGAGGGCGACCGCCTCTTCCACGCGGCGGTGACGGCGGCCGCCCACAGCAGCCTCCTCGCGGAGTTCATGCGCTCCATCGCCGACCAGATCGCCGAGAGCCGCACCGAGTCCCTCCGCCAGCCCGGCCGCCCCACCCGTTCCCTCGCCCAGCACCAGGCCATCCTCGACGCGATCGCCGCCGGACAGCCGAAGCAGGCGGCCACCGCGATGCGCAACCATGTGCGCACGGTCGCGAAGGTTCGCCTGCTGGACTGGGAACCGGAAGAGGACCGCCAGGCCTAG